In Achromobacter spanius, the following proteins share a genomic window:
- a CDS encoding aldehyde dehydrogenase family protein, with protein MKSYDHLYIDGQWVRPRLGGTFDTLDPSHESVIAQVAAATAEDVDLAVRAARRAFDEGPWPHMSGAERATILRAIASGIRLRQQQLAELEVRDNGKPLSEALWDIGDTAGCFDFYADLADDLDGHREQSVALADERFTSIARKEPVGVAGAIIPWNFPMLMAAWKVAPALAAGCCMVLKPSELTPLTALELADIAHRAGLPAGVLNIVTGLGAQAGAPLSEHPGIDKLAFTGSVPTGSRIMQAAARDIKNISLELGGKSPFIIFDDSDIEAAVEWIMFGIFWNQGEVCSATSRVLVQRGLYEPLLKRLVEQTRSLSIGNGMDEGVLLGPLVSRGQYDKVLDAIARGQEEGATLLTGGTRPANCEKGYFLTPAIFADVPQDSWIWSEEIFGPVVCVRPFDDEAEALRSANDSRFGLAAAVMSRDLPRAERVARRLRAGIVWINCSQPTFTEAPWGGYKQSGIGRELGEWGLNNYLETKQITRYDSQQPWGWYIK; from the coding sequence ATGAAATCCTATGATCACCTCTACATCGACGGCCAGTGGGTTCGCCCGAGGCTCGGCGGCACCTTCGATACGCTCGACCCCAGCCATGAGTCGGTGATCGCCCAGGTCGCCGCGGCGACGGCGGAAGATGTCGACCTGGCGGTAAGGGCCGCGCGCCGCGCTTTCGACGAAGGCCCATGGCCGCACATGAGCGGTGCGGAGCGGGCGACCATCCTCCGGGCGATCGCCAGCGGCATTCGTTTACGCCAGCAGCAGCTCGCCGAGCTCGAGGTGCGCGATAACGGCAAGCCCTTGTCCGAAGCGCTGTGGGACATTGGCGATACGGCCGGCTGCTTCGATTTCTACGCCGATCTGGCCGACGACCTGGACGGCCATCGCGAGCAGAGCGTGGCGCTTGCCGACGAGCGCTTCACTTCCATTGCGCGCAAGGAGCCGGTGGGCGTCGCCGGGGCCATCATTCCCTGGAACTTCCCGATGCTGATGGCGGCCTGGAAGGTCGCCCCGGCCCTGGCTGCTGGTTGCTGCATGGTGCTCAAGCCGTCCGAGCTGACGCCGCTGACCGCCCTGGAACTGGCGGATATCGCCCATCGGGCGGGCCTGCCTGCCGGAGTTCTGAATATCGTCACCGGCCTCGGCGCACAGGCCGGCGCACCGCTGAGCGAGCATCCAGGGATCGACAAGCTGGCCTTTACAGGCAGCGTGCCGACTGGCAGCCGGATCATGCAAGCGGCGGCGCGGGACATCAAAAACATCAGCCTGGAGCTGGGGGGAAAGTCGCCGTTCATCATCTTCGACGACAGTGATATCGAGGCGGCGGTCGAATGGATCATGTTCGGGATTTTCTGGAACCAGGGCGAAGTGTGTTCGGCCACCTCGCGGGTCCTGGTGCAGCGTGGGCTGTACGAGCCATTGCTCAAGCGCCTGGTCGAGCAGACCCGGAGCCTGAGCATCGGCAACGGTATGGACGAAGGGGTGTTGCTCGGTCCGCTGGTGAGTCGCGGCCAGTATGACAAGGTGCTCGACGCCATCGCCCGAGGCCAGGAGGAGGGGGCGACGCTGCTGACGGGCGGGACACGTCCGGCGAACTGTGAAAAGGGTTACTTCCTGACCCCGGCGATCTTCGCCGATGTGCCGCAGGACAGCTGGATCTGGAGCGAGGAGATCTTCGGCCCGGTGGTCTGCGTGCGGCCTTTCGACGACGAGGCCGAGGCCCTGCGCAGCGCCAACGACTCGCGCTTCGGCTTGGCGGCGGCAGTGATGTCGCGCGACCTGCCGCGTGCCGAGCGGGTGGCTCGCCGCCTGCGCGCCGGCATCGTCTGGATCAATTGCTCGCAACCGACCTTTACCGAAGCCCCCTGGGGCGGCTACAAGCAGAGCGGTATCGGTCGCGAACTGGGGGAGTGGGGGTTGAACAACTACCTGGAAACCAAGCAGATCACCCGCTATGACAGCCAGCAGCCGTGGGGCTGGTACATCAAGTAA
- a CDS encoding NAD(P)/FAD-dependent oxidoreductase — translation MTPLQSAVPNPAPTEKAVVVGGGIVGVCCALYLQREGYAVTLIDPAAAGDSTAKWSCGQMAVSEVIPLSKPGILKKIPGWLLDQNGPLALRPGALPGLLPWFLRFLACARQSKIVEIAEDMASLTHHVYTDYAPLLEACPDKRLLGKRPVIELFDSASGLDHELPHLQLRQVLGFKSEVLDRAAIADLEPALAGQFSHGLLFPDWHAVSDTEGFIAALTESLIDQGGVRVRGQVKGIDEMADRAAGVTLSNGDRYAADYVVIAAGTGSRQFFQQIGAQVPLAGIAGYQVLLPAPGVELRHSVIYADGGFCFSPMTRGLQIGGTIEFASPNAEPNFKRAEIILEKARKILPQLQLENIEYGVGYRPFLPDTKPVIDRSRRLGNVCMAFGHGQLGLTLGATTGRLIADLVAGRAPAQDLSPFSAKRFSLLGGHA, via the coding sequence ATGACACCCCTGCAGTCCGCTGTACCCAATCCCGCCCCGACTGAAAAGGCCGTCGTGGTCGGCGGGGGCATCGTTGGTGTCTGTTGCGCGCTGTATCTGCAGCGGGAAGGTTACGCGGTCACCCTGATCGATCCGGCAGCGGCCGGTGACAGCACCGCCAAGTGGAGCTGTGGGCAGATGGCGGTCAGCGAAGTGATCCCGCTGTCCAAACCCGGGATACTGAAAAAGATTCCCGGCTGGCTGCTCGACCAGAACGGCCCGCTGGCACTGCGGCCCGGGGCTCTGCCCGGGCTCCTGCCGTGGTTCCTGCGGTTCCTGGCCTGCGCCCGGCAGTCGAAGATCGTCGAGATCGCCGAGGACATGGCGAGCCTCACCCACCATGTATATACCGACTATGCCCCCCTGCTGGAGGCCTGCCCGGACAAGCGCCTGCTGGGCAAAAGGCCGGTGATCGAGCTGTTCGATTCAGCCTCGGGGCTGGATCACGAGTTGCCGCATCTGCAGTTGCGCCAGGTCCTGGGCTTCAAGTCCGAGGTGCTCGACCGCGCTGCGATCGCCGACCTTGAACCGGCACTGGCGGGCCAGTTCAGTCATGGCCTGTTGTTTCCGGACTGGCACGCGGTCAGCGATACCGAAGGCTTTATCGCCGCGCTGACAGAAAGCCTGATCGATCAGGGTGGCGTGCGCGTACGAGGCCAGGTCAAGGGCATCGATGAAATGGCTGACCGCGCCGCCGGCGTGACCTTGAGCAACGGTGACCGCTACGCAGCCGACTATGTGGTGATCGCCGCGGGCACGGGCTCGCGTCAGTTTTTCCAGCAAATCGGCGCGCAGGTGCCGCTGGCCGGGATCGCCGGTTACCAGGTGTTGTTGCCCGCGCCGGGGGTGGAGCTCCGCCACTCGGTGATCTACGCCGATGGCGGCTTCTGTTTCAGCCCAATGACCCGAGGCCTGCAGATCGGCGGCACCATCGAGTTCGCCAGCCCGAACGCCGAACCCAACTTCAAGCGTGCCGAGATCATTCTCGAGAAGGCACGAAAGATCCTGCCGCAACTGCAATTGGAAAACATCGAGTACGGGGTCGGCTATCGGCCGTTCCTGCCTGACACCAAGCCGGTGATCGATCGCAGCCGCCGCCTGGGCAACGTATGCATGGCCTTCGGCCACGGCCAGCTCGGCCTGACCCTGGGCGCCACGACCGGGCGGCTCATCGCCGACCTGGTGGCCGGCCGCGCGCCGGCCCAGGACTTGAGCCCCTTCAGCGCCAAGCGCTTCAGCCTTTTGGGAGGCCACGCATGA
- a CDS encoding proline racemase family protein, with protein MRWKKTLQLADVHCEGEIGKVITGGVIDIPGKTMLDKMNYINEVDDSLRRLVVLEPRGCLQMSVNLLLPPTRPEAQAGFIVLQSDKAHPMSGSNCICVVTALLELGMLPIESPVTTVVLDTPAGLVTARAQCEDGRCLSVSLDMVPSFVEHLDSPIQTPEFGTLMADIAFGGVYYALVDVDQVGLSIAPEHARALATQGVRLKTLINQQIKVRHPLFKELDEVAYVMFRNRLDARTYQTCTTLPPGRVDRSPCGTGSSANLATLSARGLVAPGDRLTSRSTIGGEFQVELLGLTDVGGKAAVLPRITGRAWVYGLHQIGVDPDDPLAAGFMLSDTWGDGF; from the coding sequence ATGCGCTGGAAAAAGACGCTGCAACTGGCCGACGTGCACTGCGAGGGTGAGATCGGCAAGGTCATCACCGGTGGGGTCATCGATATCCCCGGCAAGACCATGCTCGACAAGATGAACTACATCAATGAAGTCGACGACAGCCTGAGACGACTGGTGGTGCTGGAGCCGCGCGGCTGCCTGCAGATGTCGGTGAACCTGCTGCTACCGCCGACCCGTCCGGAGGCCCAGGCCGGCTTCATCGTGTTGCAATCGGACAAGGCGCACCCCATGTCCGGCAGCAACTGCATCTGCGTGGTGACCGCCTTGCTGGAACTGGGGATGCTGCCGATTGAGTCGCCTGTGACCACCGTGGTGCTGGACACGCCGGCCGGGCTGGTCACCGCGCGGGCGCAGTGCGAGGACGGGCGCTGCCTGAGCGTGTCGCTGGACATGGTGCCGTCCTTCGTCGAGCACCTGGACTCGCCGATCCAGACGCCGGAGTTCGGAACCCTGATGGCGGATATCGCTTTTGGCGGGGTGTATTACGCCCTGGTCGATGTGGACCAGGTCGGGCTGAGCATTGCCCCGGAGCATGCCCGGGCGCTGGCGACCCAGGGCGTGCGCTTGAAGACGCTGATCAACCAGCAGATCAAGGTGCGTCACCCGTTGTTCAAGGAACTCGACGAGGTGGCCTATGTGATGTTCCGCAACCGGCTCGACGCTCGCACTTACCAGACCTGTACCACCTTGCCGCCCGGGCGGGTCGACCGTTCGCCCTGTGGCACTGGCAGCTCGGCCAATCTGGCGACCCTGAGCGCGCGCGGGCTGGTTGCGCCGGGGGATCGCCTGACGTCGCGCTCTACCATCGGCGGAGAGTTTCAGGTCGAGTTGCTGGGGCTGACGGATGTCGGCGGCAAGGCGGCGGTGCTGCCGCGCATCACCGGGCGCGCCTGGGTGTATGGCCTGCATCAGATCGGTGTCGATCCTGACGATCCGCTGGCCGCGGGGTTCATGCTGAGCGATACCTGGGGGGACGGGTTCTAA
- a CDS encoding 4-hydroxyproline epimerase has translation MTRHVFNCIEGHTEGMPVRMVVAGAPTLEGATMDERRAHFMAGFDWIRRALMLEPRGHSHMSGTIFYPPMRDDSDFSLLFIETSGCLPMCGHATLGSITFALEAGLIEPKVPGRVTVDVPAGQIHATYSRSGDKVGSVRFTNVPSFLLHRDLSLDFPPLGPLTIDIAYGGNFYPIVEVQPNYPGCEHFSPQQLLDWGLQMQELVNRSVDVVHPQNPAIRGVKHCMWAGAPLAAESQGRAVVIAGASLIDRSPCGTGTSARVAQRFARGWLAADAAYRHESLIGSFFVGRVAQQLELEDGRAAIRPSVEGRAWITGQAEFIVDDTQPWWDGFSLEDHAAPAPVRETSP, from the coding sequence ATGACCCGACACGTTTTCAACTGCATCGAAGGCCATACCGAAGGCATGCCGGTGCGCATGGTGGTGGCAGGAGCGCCGACGCTCGAGGGCGCCACCATGGACGAACGGCGCGCGCACTTCATGGCGGGCTTCGACTGGATCCGCCGGGCCCTGATGCTCGAGCCCCGCGGGCATTCGCACATGTCGGGAACTATCTTCTACCCGCCGATGCGCGACGACAGCGACTTCAGCCTGCTGTTCATCGAGACTTCCGGCTGCCTACCGATGTGCGGGCATGCCACCCTGGGTTCCATTACCTTCGCCCTCGAGGCCGGCCTGATCGAGCCGAAGGTGCCGGGCAGGGTGACGGTGGACGTCCCGGCGGGGCAGATTCACGCCACCTACAGCCGCAGTGGCGACAAGGTCGGTTCGGTGCGCTTCACCAATGTGCCGTCCTTTCTTTTGCACCGCGACCTGAGCCTCGATTTCCCGCCACTGGGTCCGCTGACGATCGACATTGCCTACGGCGGCAACTTTTACCCGATTGTCGAGGTGCAACCAAATTACCCGGGGTGTGAGCATTTCAGCCCACAGCAGTTGCTGGACTGGGGGTTGCAGATGCAGGAACTGGTCAACCGTTCGGTGGACGTGGTCCACCCGCAGAACCCGGCGATCAGGGGCGTCAAGCATTGCATGTGGGCCGGCGCGCCGTTGGCGGCCGAGTCTCAGGGGCGGGCGGTAGTGATCGCCGGCGCGAGCCTGATAGATCGCTCGCCCTGCGGCACTGGCACCTCGGCCCGGGTCGCCCAGCGGTTCGCCCGGGGCTGGCTGGCCGCGGACGCCGCCTATCGCCACGAAAGCCTGATCGGCAGTTTTTTCGTCGGTCGCGTGGCACAGCAGCTTGAATTGGAAGACGGTCGCGCCGCGATTCGCCCCAGCGTAGAAGGACGCGCCTGGATCACCGGGCAGGCCGAGTTTATCGTCGACGATACCCAACCCTGGTGGGATGGCTTCAGCCTGGAAGATCATGCCGCCCCGGCCCCTGTGCGAGAGACTTCCCCATGA
- a CDS encoding dihydrodipicolinate synthase family protein has protein sequence MTQLKGILPALVTPFDKNGQVDYDMLGNIIKFQLEAGVKGFVPLGSTGEYYALTNEERRQVLATVREGVGERGVLIAGANGSCTREVIEQVQQTRDAGYTNLLIAPPYYALPSQEELIGHYQAILDAAPDINVVLYNYPVRTNVEVGFGVLEAFKDHERVIGIKESSGNLLRAIEIGGTYKDHYQLSCGSDDQALDFFLWGATSWICGPANCLTRQVCDFYRKYSSGDLAGAQAIVRSLFPVLADMESGKFIQKVKYGCELAGFEVGNARMPLQPLTDEEKAGFRKAFELAQG, from the coding sequence ATGACTCAACTCAAAGGCATCCTGCCTGCCCTGGTCACGCCTTTCGACAAGAACGGCCAGGTCGATTACGACATGCTGGGCAACATCATCAAGTTTCAACTTGAGGCCGGCGTCAAAGGCTTCGTGCCCCTGGGCTCGACCGGCGAGTACTACGCCCTGACCAACGAAGAACGCCGCCAGGTACTGGCGACCGTGCGTGAAGGGGTGGGCGAGCGTGGCGTGCTGATCGCCGGGGCCAACGGTTCTTGCACCCGCGAAGTGATCGAGCAGGTGCAGCAGACCCGCGACGCCGGCTATACCAATCTGCTGATCGCACCGCCGTATTACGCGCTGCCGTCCCAGGAGGAGCTGATCGGTCACTACCAGGCGATTCTCGACGCGGCGCCCGATATCAACGTGGTGCTCTACAACTACCCAGTTCGCACCAACGTCGAGGTCGGTTTCGGCGTGCTGGAAGCGTTCAAGGACCATGAGCGGGTGATCGGCATCAAGGAAAGCAGCGGCAACCTGTTGCGCGCCATCGAGATCGGCGGCACTTACAAGGACCACTATCAGCTGTCCTGCGGCTCCGACGACCAGGCCCTGGACTTCTTCCTGTGGGGCGCTACCAGCTGGATCTGCGGCCCGGCCAACTGCCTGACCCGGCAGGTTTGCGACTTTTACCGCAAGTACAGCAGCGGCGACCTGGCGGGTGCCCAGGCCATCGTCCGTTCGCTGTTCCCGGTACTGGCGGACATGGAGTCCGGCAAGTTCATCCAAAAGGTCAAATACGGCTGCGAGCTGGCCGGTTTCGAGGTCGGCAACGCGCGCATGCCCCTGCAACCGCTGACCGATGAAGAAAAGGCCGGCTTTCGCAAGGCTTTCGAACTGGCCCAGGGTTGA
- the lysM gene encoding peptidoglycan-binding protein LysM, translating to MGLLNFIKDVGEKLFGASEAKAATADELKKELDKHGLNADGLQISVDGDKVTVAGEALSTEDAEKISLALGNTVGVAAVDNQLKVKQATPEAKMYTVQKGDNLWKIAEAQYGKGQGAKNTLIFEANKPMLTSPDKIYPGQVLRIPPAA from the coding sequence ATGGGTCTGCTCAATTTCATCAAGGATGTAGGCGAAAAGCTCTTCGGCGCCAGCGAGGCCAAGGCCGCTACAGCGGACGAGTTGAAGAAAGAGTTGGATAAGCACGGCCTGAACGCGGATGGCCTGCAAATCTCGGTGGATGGCGACAAGGTCACGGTGGCTGGCGAGGCGCTCAGCACGGAAGACGCCGAGAAGATTTCGCTGGCGCTAGGCAACACCGTGGGCGTGGCGGCGGTGGACAACCAATTGAAGGTGAAGCAGGCGACGCCCGAAGCCAAGATGTACACGGTGCAAAAGGGCGACAACCTGTGGAAGATTGCCGAAGCGCAGTACGGCAAGGGCCAGGGCGCGAAGAACACGCTGATCTTCGAAGCCAACAAGCCGATGCTGACAAGCCCGGACAAGATCTACCCGGGCCAGGTGCTGCGCATTCCGCCGGCGGCGTAA
- the pip gene encoding prolyl aminopeptidase — MLYPPIEPYRHGMLDTGDGHQIYWEMSGNPNGKPAVFLHGGPGSGCSPVHRQLFDPQRYNVLLFDQRGCGRSKPHASLDNNTTWHLVSDIERLRTEIMGAEKWLVFGGSWGSTLALAYAETHPSHTSELVLRGIFGLRRAEIQWFYQEGASWLFPDRWEEYLAPIPEAERGDLVAAYHKRLTGDDPAEQLRAAKAWSKWEDSTITLLPSPRHQQSHAADRAALAFARIENHYFVNAGFMEEGQLIRDAHKLRGIPGTIVQGRYDVCTPARTAWDLHRAWPEADFHLVPDAGHAFDEPGTLARLLAATDAYAKQ, encoded by the coding sequence ATGCTCTATCCGCCGATCGAACCCTACCGCCACGGCATGCTGGATACCGGAGACGGCCACCAGATCTACTGGGAAATGTCGGGCAATCCGAACGGCAAGCCCGCCGTGTTCCTGCATGGCGGACCGGGCAGCGGCTGTTCGCCCGTGCATCGCCAGTTGTTCGATCCGCAGCGCTACAACGTACTGCTGTTCGATCAGCGCGGTTGCGGCCGATCCAAGCCGCACGCCAGCCTGGACAACAACACGACCTGGCATCTGGTGTCCGACATCGAGCGCCTGCGCACCGAGATCATGGGCGCGGAAAAGTGGCTGGTGTTCGGCGGCTCGTGGGGCTCGACCCTGGCGCTAGCCTATGCGGAAACGCACCCGTCGCATACCAGCGAACTGGTGCTGCGCGGCATCTTCGGCCTGCGCCGCGCGGAAATCCAATGGTTCTACCAGGAAGGCGCGTCGTGGCTGTTTCCGGATCGTTGGGAAGAATACCTGGCGCCCATTCCGGAAGCTGAACGCGGTGACCTGGTGGCGGCGTATCACAAGCGGCTGACGGGCGATGACCCGGCCGAACAACTGCGCGCGGCCAAGGCCTGGAGCAAGTGGGAAGACAGCACCATCACGCTGCTGCCCAGCCCGCGCCACCAGCAAAGCCACGCCGCCGACCGCGCCGCGCTGGCGTTTGCGCGCATCGAGAACCACTACTTCGTGAACGCGGGCTTCATGGAAGAAGGCCAGTTGATTCGCGATGCGCACAAGCTGCGCGGCATCCCCGGCACCATCGTGCAAGGCCGCTACGACGTCTGCACGCCGGCCCGCACGGCCTGGGACCTGCATCGCGCCTGGCCGGAAGCGGATTTTCATCTGGTGCCCGACGCCGGCCATGCCTTTGATGAACCCGGCACGCTGGCGCGCCTGCTCGCCGCCACCGACGCTTACGCAAAACAGTGA
- a CDS encoding amino acid ABC transporter permease: protein MNYQFDFNFLNGNFGLLWDGLKVTLQLALVSNIVGLVLGFGLCLLTLSRWFFLRWPAQLFIEFFRCTPVLLQIVWFFYCVPMLFDVFIDPITMGVLALGLNLTAFNAEAYRAGVQAVPREHLDACVALGLRPWQRTLYVILPQALRSATPVLMTNGISILQQSALVAIVAVADLMYVGKSIATEAYRPLETYTLIALIYFALSLPIAQWVQWLERRQDAALAR, encoded by the coding sequence ATGAACTATCAATTCGACTTCAACTTCCTCAACGGCAACTTCGGCCTGTTGTGGGATGGGCTGAAGGTCACCCTGCAACTGGCGCTGGTGTCGAACATCGTCGGCCTGGTGCTGGGTTTCGGCCTGTGCCTCTTGACCTTGAGCCGCTGGTTTTTCCTGCGTTGGCCGGCGCAGCTGTTCATCGAGTTTTTCCGTTGCACGCCGGTGCTGTTGCAGATCGTCTGGTTCTTCTACTGCGTGCCGATGCTGTTCGATGTGTTCATCGACCCGATCACCATGGGCGTGCTGGCCCTGGGGTTGAACCTCACGGCCTTCAACGCCGAGGCTTACCGCGCCGGTGTGCAGGCGGTGCCCCGCGAACACCTGGACGCTTGCGTCGCACTGGGCCTGCGCCCCTGGCAGCGCACGCTCTACGTGATCCTGCCGCAGGCGCTGCGCAGCGCCACCCCGGTGCTGATGACCAACGGCATTTCGATCCTCCAGCAGAGCGCCCTGGTGGCGATCGTCGCTGTGGCCGACCTGATGTACGTCGGCAAGAGCATCGCCACCGAAGCCTACCGGCCGCTGGAAACCTATACGCTGATCGCGCTCATCTACTTCGCCCTGTCGCTGCCCATCGCACAGTGGGTGCAGTGGCTGGAGCGTCGCCAGGATGCCGCACTCGCGCGCTGA
- a CDS encoding GntR family transcriptional regulator produces MSKETTETAGAAKRHGGRYIYEELRKQILTLKLKPGMPLDEVSLAAQFGLSRSPVRDALARLISEGLVTILPNRATLVTPFAIEEFPNYISALDLIQRAVTRLAALQRTDEDLARIREADAVYLEAVSSGDFQAMSETNKAFHMTIAEAGGNPYFISYYEKLLGEGQRLLHLHFDYIISTASTASTSTRLGRDHDEIINAIAARKADEAEHAAHEHTMLFQRRFLAYMQQNLTDKISVV; encoded by the coding sequence ATGAGCAAAGAAACGACTGAAACGGCGGGTGCTGCGAAACGCCATGGCGGCCGCTACATCTACGAGGAACTGCGCAAGCAGATCCTGACGCTGAAACTCAAGCCCGGCATGCCTCTGGACGAGGTGTCGCTGGCCGCCCAGTTCGGTCTTTCCCGTTCTCCCGTACGCGATGCGCTGGCCCGTCTGATCAGCGAAGGGCTGGTAACCATCCTGCCGAACCGCGCGACCCTGGTCACACCCTTCGCGATCGAGGAGTTCCCCAACTACATTTCCGCCCTCGACCTGATTCAACGGGCTGTCACCCGGTTGGCGGCGCTGCAGCGCACCGATGAGGACCTGGCGCGGATCCGCGAGGCCGACGCGGTCTATCTGGAAGCGGTCAGTAGCGGCGACTTCCAGGCGATGTCCGAGACCAACAAGGCGTTCCACATGACGATCGCCGAAGCGGGGGGAAACCCGTACTTCATCAGCTACTACGAAAAACTGCTTGGTGAGGGACAACGCCTGCTGCACCTGCATTTCGACTACATCATCAGCACCGCCAGCACCGCCAGCACCTCCACGCGACTGGGGCGCGACCACGACGAAATCATCAACGCCATTGCCGCGCGCAAGGCCGACGAAGCCGAGCATGCGGCGCACGAGCACACGATGCTGTTTCAGCGTCGTTTTCTCGCCTATATGCAGCAGAACCTTACCGACAAGATTTCGGTTGTGTGA
- the trmB gene encoding tRNA (guanosine(46)-N7)-methyltransferase TrmB: MKPNNPANSSADTPATPSVNTSDTPADSSASAPAAAPVSPETQAALASTAHAPNSPGATHIRSFVHRRGHITQGQLAALERLMGEWSIPYAPRRLDPAAAFGRQAPTVLEIGFGMGETTEKIALARPEDNFLGVEVFNAGVGSLLRRIEDSKITNLRIIQHDAVEVVRDMIAPDSLAGVHVYFPDPWPKKRHHKRRLLQPAFVSLLASRIAPGGYIHCATDWEDYAVQMLEVLSGEPLLANTVDGYAPRPDYRPLTKFETRGLRLGHGVWDLIFKRVA; the protein is encoded by the coding sequence ATGAAACCCAACAACCCCGCGAACTCCTCCGCGGACACCCCCGCGACGCCTTCCGTGAACACCTCCGACACCCCCGCCGACTCGTCGGCATCGGCGCCTGCCGCAGCGCCCGTTTCCCCCGAAACCCAGGCGGCGTTGGCCAGCACGGCCCACGCGCCGAACAGCCCGGGCGCCACGCACATTCGCAGCTTCGTGCATCGCCGTGGCCATATCACCCAGGGCCAGTTGGCTGCGTTGGAACGTCTGATGGGCGAATGGTCCATTCCGTACGCGCCCCGCCGCCTGGATCCCGCCGCCGCGTTTGGCCGTCAAGCGCCGACGGTGCTGGAGATTGGCTTCGGCATGGGCGAAACCACCGAGAAGATCGCGCTGGCGCGCCCCGAAGACAACTTCCTGGGCGTGGAAGTGTTCAATGCCGGCGTCGGCTCGCTGCTGCGCCGCATTGAAGATTCCAAGATCACGAACCTGCGCATCATCCAGCACGACGCCGTGGAAGTCGTGCGCGACATGATCGCGCCGGACTCGCTGGCCGGCGTGCACGTGTACTTTCCGGATCCGTGGCCCAAGAAGCGCCACCACAAGCGCCGCCTGCTGCAACCGGCGTTCGTGTCGCTGCTGGCCAGTCGCATCGCGCCGGGTGGCTATATCCATTGCGCCACCGACTGGGAAGACTACGCGGTGCAAATGCTGGAAGTACTTAGCGGCGAACCGCTGCTGGCCAACACGGTGGACGGCTACGCGCCCCGCCCCGATTACCGCCCCCTGACCAAATTCGAGACACGCGGCCTGCGCCTGGGCCACGGCGTCTGGGACCTGATCTTCAAGCGAGTCGCCTAA
- the thiS gene encoding sulfur carrier protein ThiS, producing MHITLNGDAREFPLDTTVIELLQTLGYAGKRVAVERNGEIVPKSQHEQTTLTDGDQIEIVVAVGGG from the coding sequence ATGCACATCACCCTGAATGGCGACGCGCGCGAATTTCCCTTGGACACCACCGTGATTGAACTGCTGCAAACGCTGGGCTATGCCGGCAAGCGCGTAGCGGTGGAACGCAATGGCGAGATCGTGCCCAAGAGCCAGCACGAACAGACCACGCTCACCGACGGCGACCAGATCGAAATCGTGGTGGCGGTGGGCGGCGGCTGA
- a CDS encoding amino acid ABC transporter permease, which translates to MPAGLYVELFRGTPLLIQLFWVFFCFPVVFGIDVPPYVSVLLALTLYMTAITSETFRGALKSIPSEQHDACVALGLASWDKTLFVVFPQALLRGIPPLLSNVVSLFKESALISSVGIADLMFVGQNISNSTARPVEFLSAVAVIYFLVAFPLTRLVGVIEARMLRRYAY; encoded by the coding sequence GTGCCCGCCGGGCTCTATGTGGAACTGTTCCGCGGCACCCCACTGCTGATCCAGCTGTTCTGGGTGTTCTTCTGCTTTCCGGTGGTGTTTGGCATCGACGTGCCGCCCTACGTGTCGGTGTTGCTGGCGCTGACGCTGTACATGACGGCGATCACCAGCGAGACCTTCCGTGGCGCGCTCAAGTCCATACCCAGCGAGCAGCATGACGCATGCGTCGCACTGGGACTGGCGTCGTGGGACAAGACGCTCTTCGTAGTGTTTCCCCAGGCTTTGCTCAGGGGCATCCCGCCGCTGCTCTCGAACGTGGTCTCGCTGTTCAAGGAGAGCGCGCTGATTTCCTCGGTGGGCATCGCCGACCTGATGTTCGTCGGCCAGAACATCTCCAACAGCACGGCCCGCCCGGTCGAGTTCCTCTCGGCAGTGGCGGTCATCTACTTCCTCGTCGCGTTCCCGCTGACCCGGCTGGTCGGCGTGATCGAGGCACGGATGCTGCGCCGTTACGCGTACTAG